From Roseibium alexandrii DFL-11, the proteins below share one genomic window:
- a CDS encoding carbohydrate ABC transporter permease, with translation MKRPRIRWHIAVFLAPAVLVYTTIMILPLFNTLHLALYSRIDQERIFVGLQNFMTLFGEPVWADQFWNALGNNVWFFVIHMLVQNPIGIALAAMLSHPKLRFAALYRSAIFIPTILSFVIVGFAWKLILSPIWGIAPTMFGSVGLGFLYQPWLGKEEYALTSLSLISSGQFVGIPMMLIYAALLTIPEEILEAGEIDGITGLNAFWKIKLPLILPSIGIISILTFVGNFNAFDLIYASQGALAGPNFSTDILGTFFYRTFFGFQLQLGDPHMGAAVASAMFAIILVGVCVYLFGIQTRLRRYQL, from the coding sequence ATGAAACGCCCCCGCATACGCTGGCATATTGCCGTTTTCCTGGCACCCGCCGTGCTGGTCTATACGACAATCATGATCTTGCCGCTGTTCAATACTCTGCATCTGGCGCTCTACAGCCGGATAGATCAGGAGCGGATTTTCGTCGGCCTGCAAAACTTCATGACGCTGTTTGGCGAACCGGTCTGGGCGGACCAGTTCTGGAATGCGCTCGGCAACAATGTCTGGTTCTTCGTGATCCACATGCTGGTGCAGAATCCGATCGGGATTGCACTTGCAGCGATGCTGTCTCATCCCAAACTCCGCTTTGCAGCGCTCTACCGTTCCGCAATCTTTATCCCGACTATCCTTTCATTCGTGATCGTCGGCTTTGCTTGGAAACTCATTCTGTCTCCAATCTGGGGGATCGCCCCGACAATGTTCGGTTCTGTCGGTCTCGGTTTCTTGTACCAACCCTGGCTCGGCAAGGAAGAGTATGCGCTGACAAGCCTGTCGCTAATCTCGTCTGGGCAGTTTGTCGGCATCCCGATGATGCTCATCTACGCAGCGCTTCTAACCATTCCAGAAGAGATTTTGGAGGCAGGTGAGATTGACGGGATCACGGGCCTGAACGCTTTTTGGAAGATCAAGCTGCCATTGATCCTGCCATCGATCGGGATCATCTCAATCCTCACGTTTGTCGGCAACTTCAACGCTTTCGACCTGATCTACGCCTCGCAAGGTGCCCTCGCCGGCCCGAATTTCTCGACCGATATCCTTGGCACGTTCTTCTACCGGACATTCTTCGGCTTCCAGCTTCAGCTCGGCGATCCGCATATGGGCGCCGCGGTCGCAAGTGCCATGTTCGCCATCATTCTCGTCGGCGTTTGTGTCTACCTCTTCGGCATTCAAACACGGCTCCGCCGGTATCAGTTGTGA
- a CDS encoding ABC transporter substrate-binding protein → MNLRTLGIALASTALMTTAAMAEDVTLTIESWRTDDLTLWQDKIIPAFEKDNPGIKVVFSPTAPTEYNAALNSKLEAGSAGDLITCRPFDASLALFEAGHLAALDDMDAMSNFSDVAKSAWQTDDASASFCVPMASVIHGFIYNKDAFEELGLEAPTTEAEFFAVLDKIKDDGSYIPMAMGTNDQWEAATMGYNNIGPNYWKGEEGRLELIKGEQKLTDEQWVAPYATLAKWAPYLGFGYEAQTYPDSQNLFTLGRAAIYPAGSWEFAGFNTQADFEMGAFKAPVQSEGDTCYISDHTDIGIGLNAASPNADAAKTFLAWVASPEFASIFGNALPGFFPLSKTPVELEDPLAQEFASWRGECESTIRSTYQILSRGTPNLENETWGASVAAIKGTETPEALGAKLQDGLTSWYAPHQ, encoded by the coding sequence ATGAATTTGAGAACCCTGGGCATTGCCCTTGCAAGCACCGCACTGATGACAACTGCAGCAATGGCCGAAGATGTCACGCTGACAATTGAAAGTTGGCGGACGGATGATCTAACACTGTGGCAGGACAAGATCATCCCTGCCTTCGAAAAGGACAATCCTGGCATTAAGGTCGTCTTCTCTCCGACGGCTCCGACCGAGTATAATGCGGCGCTGAATTCAAAACTCGAAGCTGGCAGCGCGGGCGACCTGATCACCTGCCGCCCGTTTGATGCTTCCCTTGCGCTCTTCGAAGCAGGTCATCTGGCTGCGCTTGATGACATGGACGCAATGTCCAACTTCTCCGATGTTGCAAAGTCCGCGTGGCAGACCGACGACGCCTCGGCATCTTTCTGCGTCCCGATGGCCTCGGTCATTCACGGGTTCATCTACAACAAGGATGCTTTTGAAGAACTTGGCCTTGAGGCTCCAACCACGGAAGCCGAGTTTTTCGCGGTTCTGGATAAGATCAAGGACGACGGCAGCTATATCCCGATGGCCATGGGCACCAACGACCAGTGGGAAGCGGCCACCATGGGCTACAACAATATTGGCCCAAACTATTGGAAAGGTGAAGAAGGCCGTCTCGAGCTGATCAAGGGCGAGCAAAAGCTGACTGATGAGCAATGGGTTGCACCTTATGCAACGCTTGCAAAATGGGCCCCGTATCTGGGCTTTGGTTACGAAGCGCAGACCTACCCGGACAGCCAAAACCTGTTCACTCTTGGCCGCGCAGCGATTTACCCTGCCGGCAGCTGGGAATTTGCAGGCTTCAACACACAGGCCGATTTTGAAATGGGCGCCTTCAAGGCACCGGTACAATCGGAAGGCGACACCTGCTACATATCGGATCACACGGACATTGGGATTGGCCTCAATGCCGCAAGTCCGAACGCGGATGCTGCAAAGACTTTCCTGGCCTGGGTTGCAAGCCCCGAATTCGCATCGATCTTCGGCAACGCTCTGCCGGGTTTCTTCCCCTTGTCGAAAACACCTGTCGAATTGGAAGACCCGCTTGCGCAAGAGTTTGCCAGCTGGCGCGGGGAATGTGAGTCCACCATTCGGTCGACTTATCAGATCCTGTCGCGCGGTACGCCGAACCTGGAAAATGAGACTTGGGGCGCAAGCGTGGCTGCGATTAAGGGGACCGAGACACCAGAGGCGCTAGGAGCCAAGCTTCAGGACGGCCTGACCAGCTGGTACGCGCCGCACCAATAA
- a CDS encoding N-acetylmuramic acid 6-phosphate etherase, with translation MTEATTEKLHNLASGLDSRPSEAIAAILIDGQVSAAQATSTTTEVITAAAYDMANSIRTDGALYYVAAGSSGLMAAADAMELGGTFGIPEHQVQILMAGGIPTSAHMPGDTEDATASLATDLAKLSKKDTIIVVSASGSTPFTLEAARLGKEAGTTVIAIANNPDAPLFALSKHAIYLPTAPEVVSGSTRMGAGTAQKIALNALSTLMALNLGHIYDGMMVNLRADNIKLRDRAERMVATITGVSEGGAAGALKSADGNIKTACLLAAGASSIEHAISLLENARGHLRPALEQIRAETRKNKPFLQTEGKAS, from the coding sequence GTGACTGAGGCAACCACGGAAAAACTGCACAATCTTGCTTCTGGATTGGATTCACGTCCTTCAGAGGCCATTGCAGCGATCCTTATTGATGGTCAGGTCTCGGCTGCTCAAGCAACTTCTACAACAACGGAAGTCATCACAGCGGCTGCCTATGACATGGCCAATTCAATCCGCACAGACGGAGCCCTCTACTATGTCGCCGCTGGTTCTTCCGGTTTGATGGCGGCGGCTGATGCGATGGAGCTTGGCGGTACATTCGGCATTCCGGAGCATCAGGTCCAGATCCTCATGGCAGGCGGCATTCCCACATCCGCGCATATGCCTGGCGACACGGAAGATGCGACGGCCAGTTTGGCTACAGATCTCGCTAAGCTCTCGAAAAAGGACACGATCATTGTCGTCTCAGCCAGTGGCTCCACGCCGTTCACACTTGAGGCCGCACGTCTTGGAAAAGAAGCCGGTACGACCGTAATCGCGATCGCCAACAACCCGGATGCGCCGCTTTTTGCATTGAGCAAGCACGCCATTTATCTGCCAACCGCGCCCGAAGTCGTCTCCGGTTCGACCCGCATGGGAGCAGGCACGGCCCAAAAGATCGCTCTAAATGCGCTTTCAACACTGATGGCCCTGAACCTGGGGCACATCTACGACGGCATGATGGTGAATTTGCGCGCTGACAACATCAAACTCCGGGATCGTGCCGAGCGGATGGTGGCAACGATCACCGGAGTTTCTGAAGGAGGTGCCGCCGGTGCACTCAAGTCAGCGGATGGCAATATCAAGACAGCCTGCCTGTTGGCGGCTGGCGCGAGTTCGATCGAGCACGCAATCAGTCTTTTGGAAAACGCACGCGGGCATCTACGCCCAGCGCTGGAACAAATCCGGGCGGAGACCCGGAAGAACAAACCATTTCTTCAAACAGAGGGGAAAGCATCATGA
- a CDS encoding BadF/BadG/BcrA/BcrD ATPase family protein: MIDFADQWVLAVDGGGTRCRLALSSPAADIRVEVGSANVTTDIYAALSEINVGLKALAGKADLAPDDLARVPAYFALAGFQANRDRGRFLEGIPLRRIKVEDDRPAALQGALGVLDGALIHSGTGSFFGVQVDAKKRFCGGWGAVLGDFGSAAWFGKSALALVLDAEDGLIEQTVLTEKLKDRYGGAAGILAFANTARPAGFGALAPEILSQSDDPVSERLIDQAVAHFEENLLHLGWSAGMPVCLTGGLAPHLAPFLTEPVRKNLSSAAGAPIDGAIAIAREFAKEVQVAC, from the coding sequence ATGATTGATTTCGCAGATCAGTGGGTTTTGGCGGTTGATGGTGGCGGTACGCGCTGCCGTTTGGCGTTGAGTTCGCCAGCTGCGGATATCCGTGTCGAAGTCGGCTCCGCAAATGTGACAACGGACATTTATGCCGCTCTCTCAGAGATAAACGTTGGATTGAAGGCTCTCGCAGGCAAAGCAGATCTTGCTCCGGACGATCTTGCCCGCGTTCCCGCCTATTTCGCTTTGGCTGGCTTTCAGGCGAACCGAGACCGCGGACGGTTTCTAGAAGGTATTCCGCTCAGGCGCATAAAGGTTGAAGATGACCGGCCTGCAGCATTGCAGGGCGCGCTGGGGGTGCTGGATGGTGCCTTGATCCACAGTGGGACGGGCTCTTTTTTTGGTGTCCAGGTTGATGCAAAGAAGAGGTTTTGTGGCGGTTGGGGAGCGGTCCTTGGCGACTTCGGGTCGGCGGCATGGTTCGGTAAATCCGCATTAGCTCTCGTGCTTGATGCTGAAGATGGCCTTATTGAGCAGACTGTCCTGACCGAAAAGTTGAAGGATCGGTATGGGGGAGCTGCAGGAATACTGGCGTTTGCAAACACAGCAAGACCTGCTGGTTTTGGTGCTCTGGCGCCAGAAATTCTCTCGCAATCCGATGATCCAGTTTCAGAGCGGCTGATAGACCAAGCTGTAGCACATTTTGAGGAAAATCTTCTGCATCTCGGATGGTCAGCGGGAATGCCAGTGTGTTTGACAGGCGGTCTTGCGCCTCACCTGGCGCCATTTCTCACCGAACCGGTTCGCAAGAATCTGAGCTCGGCAGCCGGGGCGCCGATCGATGGTGCAATTGCCATCGCGCGGGAGTTTGCGAAAGAGGTGCAGGTCGCATGCTGA
- a CDS encoding GntR family transcriptional regulator, whose protein sequence is MLNDFLMPDQWFSQNAGPRYVQLRHRLEEAIKTGLLPASSSLPPEREIAELTGFSRVTVRKAIQEMVKDGTIEQRQGSGSFVREATQRVEQSLSHLTSFTEDMANRGMQTTSRWLERGVFMPTTEEIVTLSLTPDDQVARIYRLREAGGQPMALERAALPLDILPNPLEVVTSLYEVLAKHGHRPVRAVQKIAAVNLEPADAHLLSVPEGTAGLRIQRISYLETGRVAEFTQSIYRGDAYDFVAELRLSDR, encoded by the coding sequence ATGCTGAATGATTTCCTGATGCCTGATCAGTGGTTTTCTCAAAACGCCGGGCCAAGATACGTGCAACTTCGGCATCGGCTTGAAGAAGCTATCAAAACGGGCCTTCTTCCGGCCAGCAGCTCGTTGCCTCCGGAGCGGGAAATCGCAGAACTTACCGGCTTCTCACGAGTGACCGTGCGCAAGGCCATTCAGGAAATGGTCAAGGACGGCACGATCGAGCAGCGCCAGGGCTCAGGCTCATTTGTGCGGGAAGCAACGCAACGGGTGGAGCAGTCGCTGTCCCATCTAACCTCGTTTACCGAGGATATGGCCAACCGCGGCATGCAAACGACTTCCAGATGGCTGGAGCGCGGGGTTTTCATGCCAACTACGGAAGAAATTGTGACTTTGTCCTTAACGCCGGACGACCAAGTGGCGCGCATCTACCGCCTTCGGGAGGCAGGTGGTCAGCCGATGGCCCTGGAACGTGCCGCACTTCCTCTGGATATACTGCCAAATCCGCTCGAAGTGGTGACGTCGCTTTACGAAGTGCTTGCAAAACATGGCCATCGTCCTGTGCGCGCCGTCCAGAAAATCGCCGCCGTCAACCTTGAACCTGCCGACGCTCACCTTTTGAGCGTTCCAGAAGGCACTGCAGGTCTTCGGATCCAGCGTATTTCTTACCTGGAAACCGGGCGGGTCGCGGAATTTACACAATCCATCTATCGCGGAGACGCCTATGACTTTGTTGCAGAGCTCCGGTTATCTGATCGGTGA
- a CDS encoding SIS domain-containing protein, which translates to MKQEIAEIPSAVDRLLTSGNADISRISAELRSSDLRCLLSVARGSSDHACTYLKYAAELLLGLPMASVGPSLASVYGASLKVDGMLCFSVSQSGKSPDITRMTRSLTKSGATTLAITNHPGSPLSEAASATVPIHAGPELSVAATKTFVTSLVAGLWLLAELKADAGLLAAIRNLPAHLEDAVACDWREAAPEKDIGSLFTLGRGPSWAVSNEAALKFKETCQIHAESYSSAEVLHGPVSIVSQGFPVIAFAAADAAEQAVVDVADKLSQMGATVFVNSDKAHRANVLPIVRTDHWLTDPIASIVSFYGLVEHVAGLQGINPDAPRHLNKVTETV; encoded by the coding sequence ATGAAACAGGAGATCGCGGAAATTCCGTCTGCGGTCGATCGCCTGCTGACATCCGGCAATGCGGATATTAGCCGAATTTCCGCAGAATTGAGGAGCAGCGACTTGCGCTGCCTTCTGTCTGTTGCGCGCGGGTCTTCAGATCACGCTTGCACATATTTGAAGTATGCTGCCGAGTTGCTTCTCGGCCTGCCAATGGCATCTGTCGGGCCATCACTTGCCTCTGTCTATGGGGCCAGCCTCAAGGTAGACGGTATGCTTTGTTTTTCCGTATCTCAGTCCGGCAAGAGTCCGGACATAACCCGAATGACTCGGTCCTTGACCAAGTCAGGCGCGACAACGCTGGCCATCACCAACCATCCAGGGTCACCCTTGAGTGAGGCTGCAAGCGCGACTGTTCCGATACATGCCGGGCCGGAGCTGTCGGTCGCTGCGACCAAGACCTTTGTCACATCGCTGGTTGCCGGGCTTTGGTTGCTTGCGGAGCTCAAGGCGGATGCGGGTCTCTTGGCTGCGATCCGGAACTTACCGGCACATTTGGAGGACGCTGTTGCTTGCGATTGGCGTGAAGCCGCGCCGGAAAAAGACATCGGATCGCTGTTCACGTTGGGGCGTGGACCCTCCTGGGCTGTTTCCAATGAAGCAGCTTTGAAGTTTAAGGAGACTTGCCAGATTCATGCAGAGAGCTACTCCTCCGCAGAAGTCTTGCACGGTCCGGTTTCCATTGTATCGCAGGGTTTTCCAGTCATTGCATTTGCCGCCGCCGATGCTGCTGAGCAAGCGGTTGTTGATGTTGCTGATAAACTGTCGCAGATGGGAGCGACTGTTTTCGTCAACAGTGATAAAGCGCACCGGGCAAACGTTTTGCCGATCGTACGCACGGATCACTGGCTGACCGATCCGATTGCCTCGATTGTGTCATTCTACGGTTTGGTTGAGCATGTCGCCGGGCTCCAGGGGATCAACCCGGATGCTCCTCGGCATTTGAACAAGGTCACGGAAACCGTATGA
- the nagA gene encoding N-acetylglucosamine-6-phosphate deacetylase, translating into MTQTIVFKAAAVFDGGKIHEGAAVRFGPDGLVAFGAGDEIFSGADVIDLGSEIISPGFVDLQVNGGGGVMLNDDPSVETVLRIAEAHWSLGTRAFLPTLITDTREKTEAAIAAVTQAVEKDIPGVAGLHLEGPHLSVARKGAHDAAYIRPMDDEDLDFLMAAARSLPVLLLTIAPENTSLEQVRQLNQAGALVSIGHSDADFSTVQAYAAAGARCVTHLFNAMSQMGNREPGVVGAALGTGVLSAGLIADGIHVHPEMMRIALSAKSGPGEVFLVSDAMAVAGTSETSFELDGRKILRSNGRLTLEDGTLAGADLDLLTAVRVLVDQVDISLAGALRAATKTPAELIDGKPFNLLGRSKDSFIRISKDLQSLSPLAETG; encoded by the coding sequence ATGACACAGACCATCGTTTTCAAGGCGGCCGCGGTTTTTGACGGCGGCAAAATTCATGAAGGGGCAGCTGTCCGGTTTGGCCCGGATGGGCTTGTGGCCTTTGGTGCCGGCGATGAGATTTTCAGCGGCGCGGACGTTATCGATCTTGGTAGTGAGATCATCTCCCCGGGTTTCGTTGATCTTCAGGTCAATGGCGGCGGCGGCGTTATGCTCAACGACGATCCAAGTGTTGAGACCGTACTCCGGATTGCCGAAGCGCATTGGTCTTTAGGTACCCGGGCCTTTCTGCCGACTTTGATCACGGACACGCGTGAAAAAACCGAGGCGGCAATCGCAGCCGTAACTCAGGCTGTCGAGAAAGACATTCCTGGCGTGGCAGGACTGCATTTGGAAGGTCCACATTTGTCTGTTGCCCGGAAAGGGGCGCATGATGCTGCCTATATCCGCCCTATGGACGATGAGGACCTCGACTTCCTCATGGCGGCGGCCCGTTCGCTCCCAGTTCTGCTCTTGACCATTGCACCGGAAAACACGTCTCTCGAGCAGGTTCGGCAGCTGAACCAGGCGGGTGCGCTCGTTTCAATTGGTCATTCGGATGCTGACTTCTCGACCGTTCAAGCCTATGCGGCGGCTGGCGCCAGGTGCGTCACACATCTCTTCAATGCGATGAGCCAAATGGGCAACCGGGAGCCCGGTGTTGTTGGGGCAGCTCTTGGCACGGGCGTCTTATCCGCTGGTCTCATTGCGGACGGGATCCATGTTCATCCGGAAATGATGCGGATTGCATTATCCGCCAAAAGCGGTCCTGGAGAAGTATTTCTGGTCAGCGATGCCATGGCGGTTGCCGGAACATCTGAGACCTCGTTCGAGCTGGATGGACGAAAAATTCTCCGCTCTAACGGGAGGCTGACCCTTGAGGACGGGACGTTGGCGGGCGCGGATTTGGACCTGTTGACTGCTGTCAGGGTTTTGGTTGACCAAGTTGACATTTCGCTGGCAGGTGCCCTGCGTGCCGCTACAAAGACGCCGGCGGAGCTGATTGATGGAAAGCCATTCAACCTTTTGGGCAGGTCCAAAGACAGCTTTATCCGCATCTCCAAGGACCTTCAGTCTCTCAGTCCATTGGCAGAAACCGGATAA
- a CDS encoding copper homeostasis protein CutC — translation MLLEVCVDTMEGAWAAVRSGAGRIELCSALSEGGLTPSAGLMRAAAKLPVPVYAMIRPRAGHFRFSEAEEEIMASDIKLAKDFGLSGVVLGAQHGDHTLDRDMLARLSDRAAGLGRTLHRVIDVVPDPFAALETAIDLGFERVLTSGGQATANAGQAVIREMAATADFRIGIMPGAGLRPDLVANIIQSTGVTEVHASCSVIVIDEDADGRFCPPGGCRKTSEDLVKQMVAAIGNSGC, via the coding sequence ATGTTGCTCGAAGTCTGTGTTGATACAATGGAAGGTGCCTGGGCTGCTGTACGTAGTGGTGCCGGGCGTATTGAACTTTGTTCTGCTTTGTCTGAGGGCGGATTGACGCCATCCGCAGGACTGATGCGTGCCGCTGCCAAATTGCCTGTTCCTGTTTATGCCATGATCCGTCCGCGAGCCGGTCACTTTCGTTTTTCTGAAGCGGAAGAAGAGATCATGGCAAGTGATATTAAGCTGGCAAAAGACTTTGGTCTTTCTGGTGTTGTCCTGGGTGCGCAACATGGAGATCATACGCTGGATCGGGACATGCTCGCGCGTCTGTCGGACAGGGCTGCGGGACTGGGCCGGACGCTCCACCGTGTGATCGATGTTGTGCCGGACCCGTTTGCCGCGCTCGAAACGGCGATTGATCTGGGGTTCGAGCGGGTTCTCACATCAGGAGGTCAAGCCACGGCCAATGCAGGGCAAGCGGTTATCCGGGAAATGGCCGCGACTGCCGACTTTCGCATTGGCATCATGCCGGGAGCAGGCCTGCGGCCCGATCTGGTAGCCAACATCATCCAATCGACGGGTGTGACTGAAGTTCACGCATCGTGCTCGGTCATCGTCATAGATGAGGATGCCGATGGTCGGTTTTGTCCTCCTGGCGGATGCAGAAAGACGTCAGAGGATCTCGTCAAGCAAATGGTCGCTGCCATCGGCAACTCAGGCTGCTAG
- a CDS encoding MarR family winged helix-turn-helix transcriptional regulator gives MNANEAAQIFKSIRRIVRAIDLRSREVAKASGLTIPQIVVLQGVNDLGEVTTKVLSDHADLSSATVVTILDKLEEKKLVERYRSPSDRRIVHTMLTERGKETVASLPGLLHDEFEAKFDKLTDKDKIRLVESISEIAEMLNAHKLDAAPILTTGQVTNEITS, from the coding sequence ATGAATGCCAATGAAGCAGCTCAGATTTTCAAGTCAATCCGGCGGATCGTCAGGGCTATTGATCTGCGATCCCGAGAGGTCGCGAAAGCCTCCGGATTGACGATCCCGCAGATTGTCGTTCTGCAGGGCGTCAACGATTTGGGAGAGGTCACAACAAAGGTTCTCTCAGACCATGCAGATCTGAGTTCTGCGACAGTTGTGACAATCTTGGACAAGCTGGAAGAGAAGAAGCTGGTCGAGCGCTACAGGTCTCCTTCCGACCGGCGCATCGTTCACACCATGCTCACGGAACGTGGCAAGGAAACAGTCGCCTCGCTGCCCGGACTTCTACATGACGAGTTCGAAGCCAAGTTTGATAAACTGACGGACAAAGACAAGATCAGGCTGGTGGAGAGCATTTCCGAAATAGCTGAGATGTTAAATGCCCACAAACTGGACGCCGCGCCAATTCTCACCACCGGCCAGGTCACGAACGAGATCACGTCTTAG